The region TTGCAAACATGATTAAATATTTTTGCATCTCATACAGTGATTGGTGGTGGTATGATATCAGTGATGCAAATCCTACAcattaatttagtttttttttcaaaaatgaagATACTAACTCTGTATTTTCTATTATTTGACTGAAAATAATGATTTAATGAGAATCTTGTAAAGGGCAGTTTTGGGATTTTTCACTCCTCCACTACTCTGCTTGCATATTTAAGTTGACAACTCTCCCCCTAAACTGAGTACACAACACACCAAACACTGTGTGAAAACAAGGTTTTGAAAGTAAAGATGAGTGGTTCTATGTTATTGATAGATGATGGCTACAAATGTTGTAGAATTTGCCATGAAAAAGAAGTGGAAAGCTGCAAGACCTTGGAATCGCCTTGTGATTGTTCTGGAACACTCAAGGTTTTCTTTAAAAACagtcttttttttctctctgtgtttttaatatttaaccGAGTTTGTGTTTTTCAGTTTGCTCACAGATATTGCATACAGAGATGGTGTGATGAAAAGGGCAATACTACTTGTGAAATTTGCTTACaggtaaaaaaaaatctttgttttttttttgttatttatcatGATCATCATGGAATCAACCCTACGAAGATCATTCTTTTATTTGGGTAGTTTGGGTTAAAATTATTTTCACTCTATATGTTTCACCTTTCAATGGgaatttttgtgtgtgtgtgagtttccCAGCTTAAACAAAAGTTGAAGAAGAGAAAGGTGGAATGAATAGTTTGCTTTTCTATCTACATTTCATGTTAGGTTGCTTTCCTATAAGTTTTTCAATATTTGCTgtcaaatttgaaattaaagcCTTGTGCTGTTGTGCATACAtactatatttttcatttaccATTTTTTAACCCCTTAGTATTgcttttttggtaaaaaatcCAGAAATTTAAACCTGGTTACAGTGCTCCAGCTAAGAAGCAGCAGGAGATAATCCACACAGCAGAAACCATAAGGTACAATCAATTCAATTTCATCCATTATTTCATTAATGCAGTTTGATAgaccttttattttatttatagtcaGGTCCTGAATTTAAAGGCCCGCCTTTAATATTCCCTCTCCCCCCTTTTACAGTTATGTCCTATTTAGTGTTACatatataacaataatattgttgagcattaaatattttttattgttgaagTTTGTTTGTTGCAATAAACGACGGTGAAGTGGAGAGCATTGAAGAAATATTTGAACCTGAGTACTGCAGGAGATGTGTTGCAGCATTTGCTGCTTCTCGTAGATCGTTGGCTCTCGTTGTAAGTCTTTGCTATTATGCCATATTTATGATGTGTTTTTAACCGTTTCGTTTGGTGCAGTTCACCATTCTGCTTCTGGTGAAGAATTTGTTTGATACTAAAAGTGGAGGAACACAAGGCTACCAGTTCTCAGTCGTTACTGTGAGCACCTGCGCTATAAAAGCTCGATTTCTCTGTTATGTTTTCATGTTACCGACGAATTGTGGTATTTGTGCAGGTATTTCTAGTTAAGGCCACAGGCATAATTGTTCCAATGTACATGCTATTTTGGTTAACAGAAGTAATCCACAACACCATTATCAACCATCAATGCTATTATCAGGTAAAACTGCATCTTAGAATCAGAATGGTTTTTCCGAATAAATATTTTTGACATCTTCTGTTTCCGTGTTTCAGAATCCTGGCTCGTATCCATTGAGCTCTAGCGATGAAGTGAGTGAAGATGAGCAAGATATAGACGGGGATGATAATGTATAGACGAAAAACGCTATACTGATACAAGGAAAATTGgaaggaaagaaagaaagacaaaAAGGAATATGTTTACCTTTCTTAGATTGAAAAATGCTATATTGCTATTATCAGTTGGTTAGCAATAGATATGGAAAATGAAAGGCTACCAGAAATTTAAAAAGGGGACTTGAAATGCAAGTTAATTAGAGCCCTAAACACTTTTGATTTTCTTTATAACAACCTGGCTGGCACTCAACAAACTGCATGTGATTTCACTTTTATGGAGAATGCAAAATTAATACTCACATAGGTCCTACATATCATCAATAAGTTAAttgtcatattttttataaatgtaaGCAAATTCGGTAATATTTAATCAGAGTTGTTAAACTTGTTATGGATAGCTCAACTGTATTCGAATAATCTAATTGAAATAAAGCTGAATTTATTATTCAACCATCTTTCAATTGATTCACTTCTTTCAATCTTATCTCTCTCATCCACAAAATAAAACAGACTTCTTAGAAAAAAAGGTAGAGATTCACATATCAGCAAATAATTTAAGCATCTACAGAACAGCAATTTCTGGCATCTACAATAGCTATCTAGCTAAGCTTGACACTACTGACCAACAATAGCCAGACAGTTATCGGTAGCAATACATAACAAACTATATCACACTCCTCAACTAAGCATCAATGAAGCGAATGTCAAAGGTGTTTGGATGGATCTGCCACACGTTTAAGGCTGCATATTCCTCTAAACATTCTTTGAGCTGGGCTTCGCTGTATCCCTGGTTAAACCGAGATTTAAACAATCAGATACATATCCAGCATATAATACCAGATAATTGAAACATTCCGAGTAGTATGAGTTCCAAGAAGAGAGAGGCATAATTTCTAGTTCCCATTATAATCAACTCACGTACTACAGAAGTCACATTCAGGCTAAAGGTGTCACAGATCAACTTGGACCTGATATTTTTACTGCTGTTCTAATTTGGCAAGTCTAAGAGTACTTGTTACTACATTATAGAAACTGACCTTTCTTGAGATCCAGTTGAGGGCATGGGCATAGCTTACATCTGttttgttagctcttgcagcCTCATCACGTAAGATCGAATAAATATCAGATATTGCATCCAGACCAGACCGTTGGCGGTCATCTGAATATAATGAGAACTTCGACATTTGCATTAATCTAAGAGCCTCGTCCACATCACTCTGAGCTACATCATTAGAGAATCGGAGTCTAGCCAGAGCCTGAATATAGAAAAGTACCATCTGTCATGTTAGAGATTATTCTAAGGTACAATTTAAGTGTGTTAAGTTTGTGGTCTATATTGAAAATATAGTGAAACGAAGATTGTCTAAGGTTGaaaacttcatttttttaagCCACAAAGCAGCACAAATTGTTGACTCATGGGCAAAACTATTCCAAAGATTCCCCTTCTTACAATATTTCAGCTGTCAATAAAGAAACTTACAGCTGATATCCTCAGAATGCTGAGAAGAGTTCTGATGGTTGTATACGTGTGTGGAGCATTTGATTTTGCTTCTTCCTGCCTGATACTTGAATATGCACTAGCTATATATTCCTCTAATTCCCTTGGTACAGTAGGAGACAGTTTTCTTGCAGCTGAAATATATGCCCTGATAATCACAACACATTAGGTTAACACATGACAGCAATAACTTCCAACAGATATGAGTCAGACACATTGATGACCTTGCATCCTAATGTACACATAACATGGTTAGCAGACCTTAGCTCCAGGAGAGAAACTAACACAACTCATTTTTCATATATACAATAAAGTTGACTGGGGAAATTAGATTCATCTCCAACAGCGAAGTTACTGTAAATGTTTATAGCATACTTACCTAAGGAGAGATGGCTCAAGAGGAGTGAAGCCAAGATCTGGAGATTCTTTTGCTTGGTGTACATGGAGAACATGCCGAGCCATTTCAAGATCAGTATCCATATCTGCTCGATCTAAGATCAACCACAGAAGATCAAACCTTGACAGAAGAGCTGGAGGAAGATTAATATTCTCAGCAGGTGATCTCCTTAGATCATATCTACCCCTGCAACAAAAGAAAGTTGAGTTGTAAAACATCAAAGTTAACATCTGGAATACCTCGCACATAACTATTAGAAAAAACTTGATGATTAGTTCCATATCATTTATTGAACTAACATAAATAGATTCAATACGGAGTACAAGCTGCATTGAGTTTACAAATCAGGTACCAGGCAGGATTAGCAGCAGCAAGAACAGCAGTCCGTGCATTCAAGGATGTAGTGATTCCAGCTTTTGCAATGCTCACTGTTTGCTGTTCCATTACTTCATGTATTGCTGTACGATCAGATTCCTCCATTTTGTCAAACTCATCAATGGCACAAATACCCATATCTGCCAGTACCTGATAGATATGGTGGTTAGGTATAACTGTACAATGAAAGAAAGAGATAACCTAATGGTTTCAATGAAAAAGCACTCACCAGAGCTCCGCCTTCCAAAACCATTTCATTTGTCACTGGATCCTTCTGAACAGCTGCAGTCAGACCAACTCCACTACTTCCCTTGCCAGTTGTATACACACCTCTTGGTGCAACATTGATTATGTGTTTCAGAAGCTGACTCTTTGCAACACCAGGATCACCCATCAAACATAGGTGTAGGTCTCCTCTAATCTGCATTATAAATGAGGGAATTTCATTTTACTAAAGcatgataaagtaaaaataacattaaaatatGCAGACATTATATAAATTTTGATCGGGACAAGAAGATTCATACATCCACTTGGATAATTAAAACATAATGGAATTTAGTAGGTGCAAAGTGCATCTACACAGGTAATACCTTCATCCCATCTTTTAATTTTCGATGAGGAGCACCAACTAGGAGAAGAAGAAGTGCCTTCTTAATATCTTCATGTCCAAAAATTTCAGGGGCTAATGATCGTGACAGTTTGTTATAGATATCACCATCCTCAGCTAATCGAGCAAtttgctcctcctcctcccctcTAAGATCATAGCTGCATTTAAAGATTAAAATCAACGTTAGATTTTCATGTTATTTATTGTGCTCACTAGATATTTAACTGACAAATGGAAATTCACAATATTCCTCTGAACAAACTGGTAAGAAAGTATCTGGTAAGGCAGTTGCTTTTAATTAGATTAGATGATACCTCAAGTTTCTTATTCAACCCAGAATCTAGAGTGAGTCGAGGGAAAAAATTAATACAAAGAATATTGAATTGCTCTAGTTACTCATTTCATGGACAAGGAATGAAGGTGGCATGACAAGGATCTCTGTTCAATAATGGCTACCTATTCCTTTCAATGTCCATTTGGGATATTACTaaccataattttattttaaaaaaaactcgaattttaaaaaatctgtAATTAGAGTGCATTAGCTGTACCTACTACCTATCCgtgcaaataaaaataaattattagctATTAACCTTAAGCTATAAGAAgtgtagtaatttttattttaatgcgTTCAGTGCACATGCATGCAAGCGAATTACTCTGTACAAAAACATTGGACTAGGACATGAAAATTTATGGAATTGATGCAAAACTACAAAAACTTACTCttcatattttttcttaaaGTGGGTGACGGACATTGCTTCCAAGTAAGTATCAGCAATTAAGCCAGCTCGCATTGCCCTAAACCCAACATATGGAATCGGAAGAAATATTCCTGATAACTCTACAACATCACCAGGAGAAACCTGAAGTATTACAGATATTATAGAGTATAAAGATTAATAAGATGGTGAAAAACAATACACAGCTGAAACAAAAGTAAAGCTAAAGAGAAGGATAATATAGAAAAACAGACAAGAAGGATGTTGTACAGCCAAATCTATCAAATTGAGAAATGGGTCAAGTTTATGGTTAGGCTTGAACTAAACAGTTGTGCTTTTAAACTCTTGTCTAATGTCtttcatttcataaataaaGATGCCACAGAATGAAATATGCACTCTGTAACACTTTAGAAGATATCAACGAACATGAGCTGTGATATTTTCCCAAGTTTACATGCAAAATGTGGAATTCAAATAACCTAGGCACTCATATCTGTGACAGCTGTCATATAAAATCCCAAGAAACATATGGCACACATAGATAAACCTTGTACACTATGTGCGCAAATCAGGCTTACTACTATTAGTCTATTACAATGCACGTCTGATATAAATAGCGTTTAAGCTTCACTTGCTGACCTTTCTGGTAAGCTCTCCTCTAAAATGTATAGTCATTGATCGGGGAATGTGACCTTTTGGAACATGTTCAGCTAGCTCTTGAATTTTGGCCTGAAAAGTATATTAGAACATTTAGGGGAAGAAATCCCTTCAGAGTAGTAATGATCATAAACCACAATGAAATGCAGACCTCCTGAAACTTCAAAAACTTTGATGCTCTGAGTTGGGGGATGAGCTTCCCTTTCGCATGGTTTGTTTTGCATTGTTCAGAAACACAATCGAATAGAGGCATAAATACTCGAGCGGTAACTTCCTGTGTCACATGTAAAAATTCGCTCATCAACTTAATGAAGTCGTAGGGGTACCAGAATTCAGAATAAATTGGGAACCGAAAATAAAACCTGATAGATTTCAAATCCACACTCCTCACACGTGTAGACAGCAACCTGCATTAGCGGTTTGACATCCGAGCATCGTGTTACAATGCCGGATATCCTTACAAGCTGGCCAATATTTGAAGCTTTAACCTCCCTGATCGTGAAAGGCCTCCCTTTTGGAGATGCCTTAACATATACTTCGCTGATATAACAAAGGCAAAATGTTACTTCCACCATCCTTGCAAATTAGCAGACAAGTAAAAGtctccatttttcttttttggactCCATAACTACCAGTCTACCAACTAGACTAACAACTGGTGACGATACTAGACACCACCAAAACACTATAAAAACACGCATGAAAGTAAATTTGCCCTAACATAGCATTCTCAAAAATTTCCCAATTACTGCATAGAACAAACCATTTTCTGCTGTCATAGTATTTTTTTACATTAACTACAAATCAGCAGCgctaacaaattaaaaattaattaaattaaagcaAACGTAATCAGCAAAACTtactaaaatcttttaatttcagGAGGCATCTTCTTTTGGGGGTCAGAAGCTCCAGCGGAGTCATTTCCTTCCACAACCCTCTGAGTCATAAAAACATCATCTTCGTCATCCGGAAGCACCTCAGTTGGTTCCGGAAGCAGCTCATCAATTGCATCGGCAAATATCCCAATATATCTCCGCGTGTTTTCAGTGACGCGCCTCAGAAATTCCTCATCCAAATCCTTATACTGTTTTTTTTCATCACAGAAAACAAAACCCTAAGTCAGAGCGAGCTACTACACCCAAATTAATGAGACTAGCATACGATGAGCATAAAGTTTTTACATTGACTAGATCTTCGAGCTCAATCTGAACGACCTTAGTTTTCCGATTAGCTACATCTTGCTGGGAAAGAGATTAAAACGAAACTGTCATTAAAGAAGGGGGGAGGGGTGAACTTCAATTTATTAATGAGGTGAAGAAGCAGTGAAGTCTCACAAGGATGTCAATATATTTGGATTCGCCGTTCGCATCAACGAAGTTAGTAAGGAAATCCTTCGCAATTTCTGCAGTTCAGAATAAGATGTAAAtttcaaacaaaacaaatagaCGCACGAAAATGCTAAGACGGGGGGCGGTTGGCTTGCCTCTATCTTGCTTGAAGTCAAGTTCGTTCATGACGGCAGCGTCCGCGTTTGCTCGATTGtgcg is a window of Salvia splendens isolate huo1 chromosome 3, SspV2, whole genome shotgun sequence DNA encoding:
- the LOC121794471 gene encoding uncharacterized protein LOC121794471 → MSGSMLLIDDGYKCCRICHEKEVESCKTLESPCDCSGTLKFAHRYCIQRWCDEKGNTTCEICLQKFKPGYSAPAKKQQEIIHTAETISLFVAINDGEVESIEEIFEPEYCRRCVAAFAASRRSLALVFTILLLVKNLFDTKSGGTQGYQFSVVTVFLVKATGIIVPMYMLFWLTEVIHNTIINHQCYYQNPGSYPLSSSDEVSEDEQDIDGDDNV
- the LOC121794470 gene encoding DNA replication licensing factor MCM7-like — its product is MNELDFKQDREIAKDFLTNFVDANGESKYIDILQDVANRKTKVVQIELEDLVNYKDLDEEFLRRVTENTRRYIGIFADAIDELLPEPTEVLPDDEDDVFMTQRVVEGNDSAGASDPQKKMPPEIKRFYEVYVKASPKGRPFTIREVKASNIGQLVRISGIVTRCSDVKPLMQVAVYTCEECGFEIYQEVTARVFMPLFDCVSEQCKTNHAKGKLIPQLRASKFLKFQEAKIQELAEHVPKGHIPRSMTIHFRGELTRKVSPGDVVELSGIFLPIPYVGFRAMRAGLIADTYLEAMSVTHFKKKYEDYDLRGEEEEQIARLAEDGDIYNKLSRSLAPEIFGHEDIKKALLLLLVGAPHRKLKDGMKIRGDLHLCLMGDPGVAKSQLLKHIINVAPRGVYTTGKGSSGVGLTAAVQKDPVTNEMVLEGGALVLADMGICAIDEFDKMEESDRTAIHEVMEQQTVSIAKAGITTSLNARTAVLAAANPAWGRYDLRRSPAENINLPPALLSRFDLLWLILDRADMDTDLEMARHVLHVHQAKESPDLGFTPLEPSLLRAYISAARKLSPTVPRELEEYIASAYSSIRQEEAKSNAPHTYTTIRTLLSILRISAALARLRFSNDVAQSDVDEALRLMQMSKFSLYSDDRQRSGLDAISDIYSILRDEAARANKTDVSYAHALNWISRKGYSEAQLKECLEEYAALNVWQIHPNTFDIRFIDA